The window aagaggaTTATgctaaactttttcttttgaattttgaatttaggttatattttcgattttaattTTTTGCTTTAGtattattgacttgttatttcacattccATGCTGTTTATTTTTACTTACAGttgataaattttttttttttttgtgggcaaccatttgaataatgttatggcattatatttataaatattaatcttttttgtcaaacatccaatccatgatgttctcacaaaaaagcctgtttttaatttttataattaattaaaattaaaatattattaatttgaaaaaaaaatatatcaattatctttacaatattagttacaaatatatgattattaattaatatattttcaagaaacaatgtgttgttAAATGCCtaacttaatatcatttataaaggcccatattttttaatttttaatttttaatttttgataattaaattttatttttaaattaaaccaactgtgtaattacacttgtgcaaccaaacaacacgcttgtaattacactttATTACGTTATGACTGACAAACAAGTCATTTTAATTACAATActatgtaattactaccctagtaattacactgattccaattaccaggtggctttccaaacagactcTAAGTCAAGAATAAATCTGAATGGGCAATTTGGAGGATTTCCCTTCgctaggggtggtctttaattttgcccttcacTATAAGCCCcttggttccgggttcgaacccccgttcagtcaaaaatttaaaaaaaaaaatccaaggcaTAAGGTGGGATTCGCAGGGCataagttgggtttcaaactctgccttaaggccaaaaaaaaatgttggaattttacaaacctctgccttaaggcctaactttgggcaaaagttaggccttaaggtagaggtttgtCTTATGTCCTAGTTTTGGATAAAAGTTTGCCTGCCTTAACGCATAAGTTGGggtccaacttatgccttgcgaatccCAACTTTTACCCCGAGAATCCCAACTTATCTcttgtaaatttttttttttttttttttttactgagcctgggttcgaacccagaatctctgggtgttaagcgaagggcaaatattaaataccaccaatttgaggggcaaaaattaaagaccaccccaaaagaaggacaatccgcgcaaaaagaaGAATATAAAGCATTTATTTGTGGGCAATTCGcagtaatgcccttattttggggtggacTTAATTTTTTCGcatcaaaatgaaataatttaacttttccCCTTCACCTAAAACATTAGGGCTTTGGGTCCGAACCCTTGATCAggcgaaaatttaaaaaaaaaatcgctagaCAGAGGTTGCCTCGGGCATAATTTGCCTGCAAAActttaccttaaggcagagtttgcctgcaaactatgccttaagCTAGAGTTTTGCAAGCAAACTATGTCTTAGCAAAGGTAGAATTTGGGCAAAATTCAAGGCCCAAAATGGGAAAAAGACCAATAACAACACTAAGGctgcatttgttttcattaagattaagacgtctgaatctgaacacacatctgaatgattaagatgtaaTCTCTatatctgaacactgaatgattaagaccaTTTGTTTTCAACATCTGAATATATATAATTcatctttattttaaaaaatctacatataaaatttaaataaattagTAATTAAATACTATATCAACAAATATTTTAGAAAATATTAATATAAAAATTAGATCAAACTTATAAAATATAATAAAAGATGATATATAAATCAACATTTTATATATTACGtaaataaaaaattgaaatatCTAAAGTACAAGTATTAAAGAAATGAGTGCGCACTCCCCTCTCCCCACCCACCCTCCACCCCTCTCTTTCCAAACCCTTTTCTGTGATGGGTTTCACACAGACCCATAGAATTTCAAGGGGAAGGAAATTCCATCTAAAATCCATAAAATAAGATAAGAAGTAGTTAAAGAATAAGAGATTCAGAAATATTGAAGGTTAAGGATCACAATTTGTCATGATCCTTTGGTGTCAGACACAACGTATTTGTGTTTTCATgatacttttctttttaaatggtaaTCCACATAAAAAAAGACTCCTCTTTACTAGAAGAACAAAAATAAAAGGGATGGAGATTTGTGTTTATCCATGAAATAACAGAGAGTAGATGAAGATGTGTGAAGAAATGCCGAAATTTTTTAAAGTTTCTGTGGCTGATAAAGAAAGCTCAAGCTAAAAGCCGTGTGTTTTGAGGTCTGAATGAGAAAAAGACTTCTTTCCAGATCTGAGCGAATCAGATGTGCTCAGACCCAATAAATGCTAAAATTTTTAGAAAAACAAATGCATTTAATAGACTAAAATCTGAATGATTCAGATTCAGACCCTCATTTAGTGGGAACAAATGAGGCTAAGTACCCTTTGTAATGGGAAACATCATCTCAACTAATAAATTAGTATCATCCACATGGAATCATTTACTTCCAAGGTGTTGTTTTTCACAGATCTATATGGAAATCATAAAACAATCAATTTCGGAACAATATTTTAGTGTAGTACGTACTGTAAGAATATTATGAATTGACATAAAACTCAACAGGAAAGAAATTAACAAAGAGTGAGTCATATAGACAACTCATCAAGCTTATCTTCAACATTAAATTAGTCTACTATGGCTGCTCGTGAGAAAAACAGGTGGTTTTCATGCATGTATGAGGCAACAACTctcctataaatacccctctacaAATGAATCTAACACATTATCATCACAACTTGGTTTGCTTAATTTCAATTCTTCAAAGCAATTAGAAAAAATTAGCCAAAGACTATGGAGAAGTTAACTGTCGTGGTTGCTTTCTTGCTTCTAACATCACGTACGTTAGCGCTGATTTTCCTCTTCATTAATTCCGACATTTAATTTTATACTTTTTATTCACatttatttgtatttatttttttataaaaaggaACTTATGTAAATTATTCTATGAacagtctttcaacctctcactGCTCGAAATTTGGAAATTGATGTCTTTCAACTTGATGTTTCTCAGTCTGGTTGCCCAGGTTTGGTTCCATTCATGCATATTTAATTATAACATTATGTCCATTTTTTGTAATACCATTATTGTTAGTGCATtcaaatatatatgttttttgtTCTAATGATAAAAATGAGATTTGTAGTACTTTAATCCATCAATAATCAATTATTAATTGATATAGTATTTTCTTTGTAATTTGAATAACTATATGTAATTTACTAACGTTATTGGGATCGACTAAGTCAAATATTAATGAATTTAATTAGAAGTTGGCAATAGTAGTTAAACATTTCTTCGAGGACCTATAGCGTAACTCATCTTTACCGATGATGTTTATTTATAATTATGATTATgctttctaattcttttcatcATAATTAATCTCTGTCTTTCTTATTATATGTACATTGTAGGAGTGACAAAGGACACATGGCCAGAACTTCTTGGTGTACCAGCTAAACTTGCAAGGGAAACAATCCAAAAGGAAAATCCAAGATTAACTAATATTCCAAATGTGTTGAATGGTTCTCCAGTGACAGAAGATTTTAGATGTGATCGAGTTCGTCTTTTTGTTAATGTGTTGGACTTTGTCGTACAAACTCCCCGAGTAACTTAATTAAAGGGGAAATTTTTTTTAAAGGGGAAATATTTTTTACCCACATCTAATGTTTAAGTAGATCTATTAGGTAGCCCCAAGAAAATAAATTGGAGCTGTATGGTTAATGTATCCAATGTATTCCACCATTTGGTGATAAATAAATGTTGTCTTATTAATATATATCATCCTGCCCATTCCGTCTATGATGTAAATCACTGCCTCGTGTAGTTTTATTTTGTCCTATTTTCATGGTTCTGTTATTAATTTGGTATGGATTTTTCACCTTTTCATTCTGTAGAGGACATATACACAGAAGATATATTTCTCTACTAGTTATAATATGAATATTACTTGTGAAACAACTCCTCAACATTGATTTAACTGACCCAAATTATATGTGTATGTGCATGTGTTGTGTAGATAAGAAGTCTATAATTCTTTAATTAGAGAGGTTGTTTAAATTTTTATGACCGAAAATCAAGCAGTCTTCTTTGTACTATGATTATGAGAATTAGCCAAACATTCATCACAAGGCACATAGTATATACTAATATCACAAACCAAAGATACTAAAAATAAATGTTCAATAGACAACCAACACAGGACTCGCAAAACTCAGTTCTAcatgttgggtgtgcgaacaaagtaccacattagtAGCTGAAAATAAAAAGGAGCTACTTAGAAGGTGTTGGATaatcttaatgatgtgaggcctttggggagaaccgtgcgggcttggcccagaGCGTACAATATTACATCATATGAAGATAGCGGAGTGTGGCGTGGGCCCTTGCTTAGTGTCTTTGCCCGTCTATGAGCCGGTTTACGACCTTTACCCATATCTTTGAAGACTCATACACAGCTtttgggcttcggtgaccgtaaatactctgatGATCTGGATGACACACAAATTAAacatgttgaatctctgaccAGTTAATTATGGTAATGTGTCATGTGAAATTTATTTTGAGGATGGACCGTTTAGCCCAACACTACAATCCCCAAGGTTACCTTGTACTAAAGCATAACTCTAGGAATGTGGTCAAAACATCATATAAGGAAAGGACTTACAAAAACAATACAAGATAATATGCTCACACATTGACACATAGGAAGTGTTGGTCCTTACTCTGATCGACTCTCCTCTAATGTATCACGCGTTCGGAATTAAAAGTAATATTTACTTCAGCTTGTGAACTTGTAAATGATTAAAAGAGGAGATCAGTCACGGTGGATGGTGAGTAAATAACTCAATTATAACTATTTTGTTTgggtgtatacatatatatatatagacatattTAATATGAGAACATGCACATTTCCAGTCGAAGTAACATGGGATAAAAATCAACATATTAAATTTTTAACTAAGTAGAGTAACATTTATGCTTTGtagttttataaaaaaaaagtgtcatATCTCAAGTTATCGAGAAGTAATTACGAAAGCTAGAATGCAATATCGGTGTCACTCTCCATGTGGTGCACCATGATGACATGGCACCTCTCCGTTACGTTAATTCTTCATTTCCTCAAGTGCATGATCAGATGATTGTCAACTTACCAAATTTTAATATGTTTGATTTAGTCTAAGCCTCAAAAATATACATGTATTAATCATCCAAGCATGCACACGAGAAAGCGAAGAAAACATGCCACGAAGAAAAACTGTAAGCCAACCGCTCATACATACAATAAAGATTCCTGTTCCCTCCAATTTACCCATTCTTCTACTATACaattatatacacacatataacaTGTCTTACCTTTGCCTCCTGAATTAGCCATTGACACAAAAGCAATCCCTTTTACCCATAATCGTCATTTGGTAAATAAATCTCTCTTTCAATGGGATGATCAGGGATAAATTTTGATTGTCATTTCTACGTTTGGGTAAAAAGGGTAGAAATTATTAGATGGGTAATACCGGAAGCAATGGTGTGCATGGACGACGAAGATATAACACCTTACGTAGGAGCCACCCTCCTCATCAACCGGAGATCACCAGTAACACGTATGTATTTATAGCAACGACACAATATCCATATCAGCCAAATTATAATACGACACCGTATTATCAGTACCCCGGTTATTATCCACCGCCACCACCGATAATGCCGTTGTCGTACGACCACCGGATGGACTCCACTTATGCAAATTCGGGTAATGGGAGGTATCCATGTGGACCTGTGGTACCTCAGCATGCACCGTATGTGGAGCATCAAAAAGCAGTGACAGTACGTAATGATGTTAATTTGAAGAAGGAGAGTTTAAGGATAGAGGCTGATGAGAATAACCCTGGAAAGTACCTGGTCGCTTTCGATTTCGATGCCACTGTACCAGGAAGGTAAAAATACTTGAAATTAGGAAAATAAAACGAATTTTTTCGGCTTCCTCTGCTTTTTGTTTTGTCTCGTTCCAGTGTTCTGTATCCATATTGTGTTATGTATCAATTGTCCCATGCCAgttaaaagaaagaaatggtaatCTGTTTATAGGCTAAATGAGTTCTCCCACCTATCAGATTAGTCTTTTAGCCGAGTTGGGGCTCTCCTGTTTAGTGTATaacattggtatcagagcctttaGCCCACGCATGGGGTCGTGACCGGAGTGGTGGCCTGGACGAAAGAGAGGGGCCAGTTGTGACCCATTGGGCCCAGCAGTGACCAATGAAGTCGTTTGTCTCTCatcttttaaaagaaaaaatttaatgGGTTTATAGGTTAAATGGACTCTCGCACCTATCTAAAGCACTCCCTAACAAAGGCGACTTCATACCTAACAAGCTTCTGGTTATGAATGAAGGAGTTACTACTCCACCATAGTCGTTCATGGTTGTTAAATTTATGTGAAGTTACATATAATGTCAACATATTGAAGCAGCAGAAAAATCTATTCATATTTATACCTTTTCCAAAACTTAAATGTAATAAAAAGAACTAGCTAGCTTGATCATAAAATAGAGATTTCGTGGGCTTAACATGATGAGGAATGCTTTCCTGGCGGTATTTGGTTATATTGAATTttggaaactgtttttttttcatGTCGCCTACTATTAGCTCATGGAGTTTTAATACGATGGATTCCTTTTTCTTGACATGCATTTAAGTGTGGTCAACATGTCAATTCACTTGCTCTATACTCATTTGCCCCTTTTGTCATATGTTATGGACTCTTCAAGTGCGGAGCCAATATTAGAGCTATGGTTCGACAGAACCGAATAACTTTGGTTTAAACCTTTTATTTGTGCTAAAAATTATATCTATTCAGAACCCATTAATCAATCCTGACTCCACCTCTTCTTGCACCGGCTACACGATGAATATCAACTCTGAGATAGTAAAAGCACTTTTTGATTTTCTAACAATTGCAGCATGACAGTCATTTTCTTTGCAAAAGAAGGTGAAGATTGTTGCCTGACTCCTACAAAGAAAAGTTTACTTCCACCAATAACCATTAAATTTCAAAAAGGTTTATCTCAGAAATTTAGACAATCCTCTGGAACTGGCATTGATCTTTCCATTTTTGAAGAGGCAGAATTGCCAAAAGACGTTGATGCAGATGTATATCAGCTTGCGGTAAAGGCGGAGGCATTCCAAGACGCGCAAAGTGTATCAGAGGATGGAAATGCGGTGTCTGTGTCCACAAATTCCCAGATTACTATAGCAGTTTTCGAAAAGGACAAAGGCGAATTCAGAATTAGGGTGGTGAAGCAAATCCTGTGGATCAATGGCATGAGGTATGAATTGCAAGAGATTTATGGCATTGGAAATTCAGTTGATAAGGACTTTGATGGAAATGATAACGGGAAAGAGTGTGTTGTATGCCTTTCTGAACCTCGGGACACTACTGTACTTCCATGTCGACACATGGTATGGCTTTAAATGTTCTTAACGCTTTTATGTTGTCGAATCTTAGAAGTACTCTTCTTCGAAACAGTATAATGTTTATAATGTGACCTATCTTATAGTTCTGCAGCTGCATTTGCAACTAGTTGTCAAAAACCGTTCCTCCCAGCCCCTAAAATCCCGCCCTATCTTCTTTTCCCCTTGTTAcacctatgttttttttttttctttaggtGCAAGACTTGGGATTTACAGCTTAGTATGAAACTATAGCGTGCATATCTGAtaatttatagcctgtttggccgaGCTTTTAAAATTTGCTTAGTTTGAAAGTGCTTTCTGGGAGGAGTGTTTTTcgaaaaagtacttttggagagTAGCAATGTGTGGTTGGCTAGCTAATTTGAAAAGCATTTTTGTCAATATTAGAGTAGCAATTTGTGCTTAGGCAAGGTTCCATAAGTGCTTCAGGGAAAAAGTTATTTTTATGAAAAGTTACTTTTATGGCttctgaaaaataatttttttctattCAAAAACGCTTATTTGTTTTTCCTAAAAGCTTGGCAACACTTCATTACTGTGCATCAGTTTCATTGCCTTGCCTTATTGAAATTTATTGAATGAAGAGGCCATATATGGAATGCCTgttgctttgtttttcttgtttaaGTAATCGTGATGCAACACTATTTATAGCTATTAAAACTAAGTGTGCATCTTAATCCAGTGCATGTGCAGCGGATGTGCAAAAGTTTTGAGGTTCCAGACAAACCGGTGTCCTATTTGCCGTCAGCCAGTTGAGCGATTCTTGGAAATTAAGGTCAGTGAAGCTGCTGAAGATTAAGAAAGGGAGAGTCATGACTAGGAGCGAAGACAGAATATTTTTCAAGGGGAGTCAGAATGTAACCACACGAAGAATTTAAGGGGATTTAAAGTGTACATTGgtaaattataaaaaataaaaaaaagaattaCCTATCTAAACAGTGTAACTTTCCAACGAAGGCGTGTCAATTAGACAAGGTAGCTCCGCCACTGGTCGCGACAACCACCCTTGGCCTCTGCTTCATGAATCAGAATAACCCGAAAGCAAGCCCCTCAAAACTACCCACTGACTGAAAACGATGGAGTTTTCAACAAGTCAAGAAAAGCTGTAAGTTTATAGATTTTGTATTTTTACGccctttgtgtcaagtcaaactatgtaacggaggg is drawn from Lycium barbarum isolate Lr01 chromosome 8, ASM1917538v2, whole genome shotgun sequence and contains these coding sequences:
- the LOC132605352 gene encoding proteinase inhibitor I-B-like translates to MEKLTVVVAFLLLTSLFQPLTARNLEIDVFQLDVSQSGCPGVTKDTWPELLGVPAKLARETIQKENPRLTNIPNVLNGSPVTEDFRCDRVRLFVNVLDFVVQTPRVT
- the LOC132605353 gene encoding probable E3 ubiquitin-protein ligase LOG2, whose product is MGNTGSNGVHGRRRYNTLRRSHPPHQPEITSNTYVFIATTQYPYQPNYNTTPYYQYPGYYPPPPPIMPLSYDHRMDSTYANSGNGRYPCGPVVPQHAPYVEHQKAVTVRNDVNLKKESLRIEADENNPGKYLVAFDFDATVPGSMTVIFFAKEGEDCCLTPTKKSLLPPITIKFQKGLSQKFRQSSGTGIDLSIFEEAELPKDVDADVYQLAVKAEAFQDAQSVSEDGNAVSVSTNSQITIAVFEKDKGEFRIRVVKQILWINGMRYELQEIYGIGNSVDKDFDGNDNGKECVVCLSEPRDTTVLPCRHMCMCSGCAKVLRFQTNRCPICRQPVERFLEIKVSEAAED